A single window of Streptomyces sp. NBC_00464 DNA harbors:
- a CDS encoding NUDIX hydrolase: MGFQDTPEEWPVTATETPFRGNKTSVRTDDVEMPDGTIARRDYQVHPGSVAVLALDAEDRVLVLRQYRHPVRQKLWEIPAGLLDIPGENPLHAAQRELYEEAYVKAEDWRVLTDVYTSPGGSDEAVRIFLARNISEADGERFEVSEEEADMEVARVPLQDLVRGVLAGDLHNSCLVMGVLSLAAALAGGGTDSLRPAEAPWPARPFEA; encoded by the coding sequence ATGGGTTTCCAGGACACGCCCGAGGAATGGCCGGTCACCGCGACCGAGACTCCGTTCCGGGGCAACAAGACCAGCGTCCGTACCGATGACGTGGAGATGCCCGACGGCACGATCGCGCGCCGCGACTACCAGGTCCACCCCGGCTCGGTCGCCGTGCTGGCGCTCGACGCCGAGGACCGTGTCCTCGTGCTGCGCCAGTACCGCCATCCGGTGCGCCAGAAGCTGTGGGAGATTCCGGCCGGACTCCTCGACATCCCCGGTGAGAACCCGCTGCACGCCGCGCAGCGCGAGCTCTACGAGGAGGCGTACGTCAAGGCCGAGGACTGGCGGGTGCTGACCGACGTCTACACGTCGCCCGGCGGCTCCGACGAGGCCGTACGGATCTTCCTCGCCCGGAACATCTCCGAAGCGGACGGGGAGCGCTTCGAGGTCTCCGAGGAGGAGGCCGACATGGAGGTGGCCCGGGTGCCGCTCCAGGATCTCGTGCGGGGTGTCCTCGCCGGGGACCTGCACAACAGCTGCCTGGTGATGGGCGTGCTCTCGCTCGCGGCGGCGCTCGCGGGTGGCGGGACCGACTCGCTGCGGCCTGCGGAGGCACCCTGGCCCGCCCGGCCGTTCGAGGCCTGA
- a CDS encoding tetratricopeptide repeat protein: protein MTDQAVDTSDPAEAAGTEEPAAVEPPRFFGRERELKELRADIERAGLDTMAGRKSGRARVLLIAGRPGSGRSALAGELTRRLLGTGDYPDGPVRVRLTEPDGTPVPADRAARELLRGLDVAGPPGADADELSEMVREALAVRRVLLLLDDATDAEQVDPLLPDNPDCLVIATAQGPLTGIPGVRPCTIGGLDVGSAVELLARAIGQVRITVDPLTAETLAEECGGQPAALVMIGGWLATHPTASVADVTKQLRELPDDTEQPTGARPLARAFRLVHDSLPPTAARILRLLALAPAGLADAHTASALAGCSVSAARTTLDDFVRLGLLRSDGAEQPQYEVPGCLAALLRALLEDRDRPAEIQLARARMLERTVRLLQSCRAVTEPEGSPARRKLAGLPRSLRFPGPEAAAGWLRTRRPALVASARIAVEDGELDTLARRLVAALVRALAAHEGTEAAAPELYGLHGLVLAVAERRDLPRERAAALLNLADLDAGTGRTREALARYRAALDAGRAAKDPYATGRAMESVGGAYAELGDFHRASDWYGRALAQRLTQGERADEARLYGRLGTVHTYAGRYGEALRNWRAAAAGYRRLGDVPAQARALSEVARVQEYAGRPQESLQTCREAVEWARQAKDLRLQAALELRLADTLDRLGDPAAAGLHRGAAERLLGEESAAYEIRSATTEN, encoded by the coding sequence GTGACGGATCAGGCGGTGGACACCAGCGACCCGGCCGAGGCAGCGGGGACCGAGGAGCCGGCCGCCGTCGAACCACCCCGATTCTTCGGGCGTGAGCGCGAGTTGAAGGAACTGCGGGCCGATATCGAACGGGCCGGACTGGACACCATGGCCGGACGCAAGAGCGGCCGGGCCCGGGTCCTGCTGATCGCCGGACGCCCCGGTTCCGGCCGCAGCGCACTGGCCGGTGAACTCACCCGCCGACTGCTCGGCACGGGCGACTACCCCGACGGGCCGGTCCGTGTCCGGCTCACCGAACCCGATGGCACCCCCGTCCCCGCCGACCGTGCCGCGCGTGAACTCCTGCGCGGGCTGGACGTGGCCGGACCACCCGGAGCCGACGCGGACGAACTGTCCGAGATGGTCCGCGAGGCGCTCGCCGTACGCCGCGTCCTGCTTCTGCTCGACGACGCGACCGACGCCGAGCAGGTCGACCCGCTGCTGCCGGACAACCCGGACTGCCTCGTCATCGCCACCGCACAGGGACCGCTGACCGGCATCCCAGGCGTCCGGCCCTGCACCATCGGAGGCCTGGACGTGGGCTCCGCCGTCGAGCTGCTCGCCCGTGCGATCGGCCAGGTCAGGATCACCGTCGACCCGCTGACGGCCGAGACCCTGGCGGAGGAGTGCGGTGGGCAGCCCGCCGCTCTGGTCATGATCGGGGGCTGGCTGGCCACCCACCCGACGGCCTCGGTCGCCGATGTCACCAAGCAGCTGCGGGAACTGCCCGACGACACCGAGCAGCCCACCGGCGCCCGCCCGCTGGCCCGCGCCTTCCGGCTGGTCCACGACTCGCTGCCGCCGACCGCCGCCCGGATACTGCGGCTGCTCGCCCTCGCCCCGGCCGGGCTCGCCGACGCCCACACCGCCTCCGCGCTCGCCGGCTGTTCCGTCTCGGCGGCCCGGACCACGCTCGACGACTTCGTACGGCTGGGGCTGCTGCGCAGCGACGGGGCCGAGCAGCCGCAGTACGAGGTGCCCGGCTGCCTCGCTGCGCTGTTGCGGGCACTGCTGGAGGACCGGGACCGCCCGGCCGAGATCCAGCTCGCCCGGGCCCGGATGCTGGAGCGCACCGTGCGCCTGCTCCAGTCCTGCCGCGCGGTCACCGAACCCGAAGGCTCCCCGGCCCGGCGCAAGCTCGCCGGGCTGCCGCGCTCCTTGCGGTTCCCCGGCCCCGAGGCGGCCGCCGGCTGGCTGCGGACCCGCAGGCCCGCACTGGTCGCCTCCGCCAGGATCGCCGTCGAGGACGGTGAACTCGACACTCTGGCAAGGCGGTTGGTGGCGGCCCTGGTGCGGGCGCTGGCTGCGCACGAGGGCACCGAGGCGGCCGCGCCCGAGCTCTATGGACTGCACGGTCTGGTGCTGGCCGTCGCGGAGCGGCGTGATCTGCCACGGGAGCGGGCGGCCGCGCTGCTCAACCTTGCCGATCTGGACGCCGGGACCGGCCGGACCCGCGAGGCGCTGGCCCGCTACCGGGCCGCACTGGACGCCGGGCGGGCCGCCAAGGATCCGTACGCCACCGGCCGCGCCATGGAATCCGTGGGCGGCGCCTACGCGGAGCTGGGCGACTTCCACCGGGCCTCCGACTGGTACGGGCGGGCGCTCGCCCAGCGGCTCACCCAGGGTGAGCGGGCCGACGAGGCGCGGCTCTACGGGCGGCTCGGCACCGTCCACACCTACGCCGGACGGTACGGCGAGGCGCTGCGGAACTGGCGGGCGGCAGCGGCCGGCTACCGCAGGCTCGGCGATGTGCCCGCCCAGGCGCGGGCGCTCAGTGAGGTTGCCCGGGTCCAGGAGTACGCGGGCCGTCCGCAGGAGTCGCTGCAGACGTGCCGGGAGGCCGTGGAGTGGGCGCGCCAGGCCAAGGACCTGCGCCTGCAGGCCGCGCTGGAGCTCCGGCTGGCCGACACCCTCGACCGCCTCGGCGACCCCGCAGCCGCAGGCCTGCACAGGGGTGCGGCCGAGAGATTGCTGGGCGAAGAGAGTGCAGCCTACGAAATCCGTAGTGCGACGACAGAAAATTAA
- the ald gene encoding alanine dehydrogenase encodes MKVGIPREVKNNEFRVAITPAGVHELVRHGHQVVVEENAGAGSSITDEEYVAAGAQILPTADEVWATADLLLKVKEPVAEEYHRLRKDQTLFTYLHLAASRACTDALLESGTTAIAYETVETANRALPLLAPMSEVAGRLAPQVGAYHLMRSVGGRGVLPGGVPGTAAGRAVVIGGGVSGWNATQIAVGLGFHVTLLDKDINKLREADKIFGTKVQTVVSNAFELEKAVVEADLVVGAVLIPGAKAPKLVTNELVAKMKPGSVLVDIAIDQGGCFEDSHPTTHAEPTFMVHDSVFYCVANMPGAVPNTSTYALTNATLPYIVELANRGWVEALRRDAALAKGLNTHDGQVVYREVAEAHGLDHVELSTLLG; translated from the coding sequence GTGAAGGTCGGCATCCCCCGCGAAGTCAAGAACAACGAGTTCCGCGTGGCGATCACGCCTGCCGGTGTGCACGAGCTCGTCCGCCACGGCCACCAGGTCGTCGTCGAGGAGAACGCCGGGGCGGGCTCCTCCATCACGGACGAGGAGTACGTCGCCGCCGGGGCGCAGATCCTGCCCACCGCCGACGAGGTCTGGGCCACCGCGGACCTGCTGCTGAAGGTCAAGGAGCCGGTTGCCGAGGAGTACCACCGCCTCCGCAAGGACCAGACCCTCTTCACGTACCTGCACCTCGCCGCCTCCCGCGCGTGCACGGACGCTCTCCTGGAGTCCGGCACCACCGCCATCGCCTACGAGACCGTCGAGACCGCGAACCGCGCACTGCCGCTGCTCGCCCCGATGTCCGAGGTCGCCGGCCGGCTGGCCCCGCAGGTCGGCGCGTACCACCTGATGCGTTCCGTCGGCGGCCGCGGCGTGCTGCCCGGCGGCGTCCCGGGCACGGCGGCCGGCCGGGCCGTCGTCATCGGCGGCGGCGTCTCCGGATGGAACGCCACGCAGATCGCCGTCGGTCTCGGCTTCCACGTCACCCTGCTCGACAAGGACATCAACAAGCTCCGCGAGGCCGACAAGATCTTCGGCACCAAGGTGCAGACGGTCGTCTCCAACGCCTTCGAACTGGAGAAGGCCGTCGTCGAGGCCGACCTCGTCGTCGGTGCCGTGCTGATCCCCGGCGCGAAGGCCCCGAAGCTGGTCACCAACGAGCTCGTCGCCAAGATGAAGCCCGGAAGTGTACTTGTCGACATTGCAATTGATCAGGGCGGTTGCTTCGAGGACTCGCACCCGACGACGCACGCCGAGCCGACCTTCATGGTTCACGACTCGGTGTTCTACTGCGTCGCGAACATGCCGGGCGCGGTCCCGAACACCTCGACGTACGCCCTCACCAACGCGACGCTGCCCTACATCGTGGAGCTCGCCAACCGGGGCTGGGTCGAGGCGCTGCGCCGTGACGCCGCGCTCGCCAAGGGGCTCAACACCCATGACGGGCAGGTCGTTTACCGCGAGGTGGCCGAGGCGCACGGCCTCGACCACGTCGAACTGAGCACGCTTCTCGGCTGA
- a CDS encoding ParA family protein has translation MPARGQSPNGLEAVGSVAVRTFATHQHMTTAPQMMDGLHVNAMAGNESGRDTAHFADFDEAPQGHFYDPDAEYEPDPEYAATLAPDAARQRRERIGPTGRPLPYFPIPGPLTDHGPAKIIAMCNQKGGVGKTTSTINLGAALAEYGRRVLLVDFDPQGALSVGLGVNPMELDLTVYNLLMERGMTADDVLLKTAVPNMDLLPSNIDLSAAEVQLVSEVARESTLQRALRPLMADYDYIVIDCQPSLGLLTVNALTAAHKVIVPLECEFFALRGVALLTETIEKVQERLNPELELDGILATMYDSRTVHSREVLARVVEAFDDHVYHTVIGRTVRFPETTVAGEPITTYASNSVGAAAYRQLAREVLARCHAE, from the coding sequence ATGCCTGCGCGGGGCCAGAGCCCGAACGGGCTGGAGGCTGTCGGCTCCGTCGCTGTCCGCACCTTCGCCACCCACCAGCACATGACGACAGCCCCCCAGATGATGGACGGCCTACACGTGAACGCCATGGCCGGCAACGAGAGTGGCCGGGACACCGCCCACTTCGCCGACTTCGACGAAGCGCCCCAGGGGCACTTCTACGACCCAGACGCCGAGTACGAGCCCGATCCGGAGTACGCGGCCACCCTCGCGCCCGACGCCGCCCGGCAGCGCCGTGAGCGGATCGGCCCGACCGGCCGGCCTCTGCCCTACTTCCCGATCCCGGGCCCGCTGACCGATCACGGTCCCGCGAAGATCATCGCGATGTGCAACCAGAAGGGCGGCGTCGGCAAGACCACGTCGACCATCAACCTGGGTGCCGCGCTCGCGGAGTACGGCCGGCGTGTCCTGCTCGTCGACTTCGACCCGCAGGGAGCCCTGTCGGTCGGCCTCGGCGTCAACCCGATGGAGCTCGACCTCACCGTCTACAACCTGCTCATGGAGCGGGGTATGACGGCCGACGACGTCCTCCTGAAGACCGCCGTGCCCAACATGGACCTGCTGCCGAGCAACATCGACCTGTCGGCCGCCGAGGTCCAGCTGGTCAGCGAGGTGGCCCGCGAGTCCACGCTGCAGCGCGCCCTGAGGCCGCTGATGGCCGACTACGACTACATCGTGATCGACTGTCAGCCCTCGCTCGGCCTGCTGACGGTGAACGCCCTGACCGCCGCGCACAAGGTGATAGTGCCGCTCGAGTGCGAGTTCTTCGCGCTGCGCGGTGTGGCGCTCCTCACCGAGACCATCGAGAAGGTCCAGGAGCGGCTCAACCCGGAACTGGAGCTCGACGGCATCCTCGCCACCATGTACGACTCCCGTACGGTGCACAGCCGCGAGGTCCTCGCGCGCGTCGTCGAGGCCTTCGACGACCACGTCTACCACACGGTCATCGGGCGCACGGTCCGCTTCCCGGAGACCACGGTCGCCGGTGAGCCCATCACCACGTACGCCTCCAACTCGGTCGGTGCCGCCGCCTATCGCCAGCTCGCCAGGGAGGTGCTCGCCCGGTGTCACGCCGAGTGA
- a CDS encoding segregation and condensation protein A, which translates to MPPPDQPARTSRRPLGRGPGGGPAPQDRDGPEVEGVAPETEADDAPAAGPGTSDPVPGPGVPDPVPGDADPAPVPGPTPDDGRFTVRLANFEGPFDLLLQLISRHKLDVTEVALSKVTDEFMAHIRAMGPDWDLDQTTEFLVVAATLLDLKAARLLPAAEVEDEGDLALLEARDLLFARLLQYRAYKRIAEIFSARLESEGRRFPRTVGLEPHHAELLPDVVISIGAEGFARLAVKAMQPKPRPQVYIDHIHAPLVSVREQAAIVVERLREVGEISFRELTEDAPDTLTVVARFLALLELYREKAVALDQDEALGELTVRWAGGEGAEPTVMDEFDQETQNVHDAQQDVRT; encoded by the coding sequence ATGCCCCCACCCGACCAGCCCGCCCGCACTTCCCGCCGCCCCCTGGGCCGCGGGCCGGGCGGCGGACCCGCGCCCCAGGACCGGGACGGGCCGGAGGTGGAGGGCGTCGCCCCGGAGACCGAGGCGGACGATGCCCCCGCGGCCGGGCCCGGAACCTCGGATCCCGTACCCGGGCCCGGTGTCCCGGATCCCGTACCCGGCGACGCAGACCCCGCCCCCGTACCCGGCCCCACCCCCGACGACGGGCGTTTCACCGTCCGGCTGGCGAACTTCGAGGGGCCGTTCGATCTCCTGCTCCAGCTGATCTCCAGGCACAAGCTGGATGTGACCGAGGTCGCCCTTTCCAAGGTCACCGACGAGTTCATGGCGCACATCCGGGCCATGGGACCGGACTGGGACCTCGACCAGACCACCGAGTTCCTCGTCGTCGCCGCGACTCTCCTGGACCTGAAGGCCGCCCGGCTGCTGCCCGCCGCCGAGGTGGAGGACGAGGGCGACCTGGCGCTCCTGGAGGCCAGGGATCTGCTCTTCGCGCGGCTGCTGCAGTACCGCGCGTACAAGCGCATCGCCGAGATCTTCAGTGCCCGCCTCGAATCGGAGGGCCGCCGCTTCCCCCGTACCGTCGGGCTGGAGCCGCACCACGCCGAGCTGCTGCCCGATGTCGTCATCAGCATCGGGGCCGAGGGCTTCGCGCGGCTCGCCGTGAAGGCGATGCAGCCGAAGCCCAGGCCGCAGGTCTACATCGACCACATCCACGCCCCTCTGGTCAGCGTGCGCGAGCAGGCCGCCATCGTGGTGGAGCGGCTGCGGGAAGTGGGGGAGATCAGCTTCCGGGAGCTGACCGAGGACGCCCCGGACACCCTCACCGTCGTCGCACGGTTCCTCGCCCTGCTGGAGCTCTACCGGGAGAAGGCCGTCGCCCTGGACCAGGACGAGGCGCTCGGTGAGCTGACGGTGCGCTGGGCCGGGGGAGAGGGAGCCGAGCCCACCGTGATGGACGAGTTCGACCAGGAGACACAGAACGTGCACGACGCGCAGCAGGACGTGAGGACATGA
- the scpB gene encoding SMC-Scp complex subunit ScpB produces the protein MSERDVTGSAVAGLDLKPALEAVLMVVDEPATEEHLAKVLERPRRAVADALRELADEYTVQRRGFDLRLVAGGWRFYTRPEYAAAVEGFVLDGQHARLTQAALETLAVVAYRQPVSRSRVSAVRGVNCDGVMRTLLQRGLVEEAGAEPETGAILYRTTNYFLERMGLRGLDELPELAPFLPEADAIEAETLEGVPSFDPDAPDTPDTHAHDKTEF, from the coding sequence ATGAGTGAGCGGGACGTCACCGGCTCCGCCGTCGCAGGTCTCGATCTCAAGCCGGCCCTGGAGGCCGTCCTCATGGTCGTCGACGAGCCCGCGACCGAGGAACACCTGGCCAAGGTGCTGGAGCGGCCCCGGCGGGCCGTCGCGGACGCGCTGCGGGAGCTGGCCGACGAGTACACCGTGCAGCGCCGCGGTTTCGACCTCAGGCTGGTCGCGGGCGGCTGGCGCTTCTACACGCGCCCGGAGTACGCGGCTGCGGTCGAGGGCTTCGTTCTGGACGGCCAGCACGCCCGGCTGACCCAGGCGGCGCTGGAGACCCTCGCGGTCGTCGCGTACCGCCAGCCGGTGAGCCGGTCGAGGGTCTCCGCGGTGCGCGGCGTGAACTGTGACGGGGTCATGCGGACCCTGCTGCAGAGGGGTCTGGTCGAGGAAGCGGGCGCGGAACCCGAAACAGGTGCGATCCTGTACAGGACGACGAACTACTTTCTGGAGCGAATGGGCCTGCGTGGCCTGGACGAGCTCCCGGAGCTCGCGCCCTTCCTCCCCGAGGCGGACGCGATCGAGGCTGAGACGCTAGAGGGTGTGCCGTCGTTCGATCCGGACGCACCGGACACCCCGGATACTCACGCACACGACAAGACGGAATTTTGA
- a CDS encoding pseudouridine synthase, whose translation MRSSGRNSGSSGAGGRSGGNSGGGARSGGSGGGRSSRNNTGTGRNSNPNPRVSGSERDDKQEQRPRRPRPEERRYDVGNDKPGGDGGTRKGRGASARGGAKGGPKAATPGSARSGGPRRTPYGAQARPRELDAKIEQRNRDRYADKPSITTPRTNPGAEQEGERLQKVLARAGMGSRRACEELIEQSRVEVNGEIVVEQGMRVDVHHDEIKVDGLTVATQSYLFFALNKPAGVVSSMEDPDGRQCLGDYVTNRETRLFHVGRLDTETEGIIMLTNHGELAHRLTHPKYGVKKTYLAAIQGPLPRDLGKRLKDGIQLEDGYARADHFRVVENTGKNYLVEVTLHEGRKHIVRRMLAEAGFPVERLVRTSFGPIPLGDQKSGWLRRLTNTEVGMLMREVGL comes from the coding sequence ATGCGAAGCAGTGGCAGGAACAGCGGCAGCAGCGGCGCCGGCGGCAGGAGCGGCGGCAACAGTGGCGGCGGCGCCCGGAGCGGCGGCAGCGGCGGCGGCAGGAGCAGCAGGAACAACACGGGCACCGGCCGGAACAGCAACCCGAACCCCCGGGTCTCCGGCTCCGAGCGCGACGACAAGCAGGAGCAGCGCCCCCGCCGGCCCAGGCCCGAGGAGCGCCGCTACGACGTGGGCAACGACAAGCCCGGCGGCGACGGCGGCACCCGCAAGGGTCGCGGCGCGTCGGCCCGTGGTGGCGCCAAGGGCGGCCCGAAGGCGGCGACGCCCGGGTCCGCCAGGAGCGGCGGTCCGCGACGTACCCCGTACGGCGCCCAGGCCCGCCCGCGCGAGCTCGACGCCAAGATCGAGCAGCGCAACCGCGACAGGTACGCGGACAAGCCCTCGATCACCACGCCCAGGACCAACCCGGGCGCCGAGCAGGAGGGTGAGCGGCTGCAGAAGGTCCTCGCCCGGGCCGGCATGGGCTCGCGCCGCGCGTGCGAGGAGCTCATCGAGCAGTCCCGCGTCGAGGTGAACGGCGAGATCGTCGTCGAGCAGGGCATGCGCGTCGACGTGCACCACGACGAGATCAAGGTGGACGGCCTGACGGTCGCCACCCAGTCGTACCTCTTCTTCGCGCTGAACAAGCCCGCCGGTGTCGTCTCCTCCATGGAGGACCCGGACGGCCGTCAGTGCCTCGGTGACTACGTCACCAACCGTGAGACGCGTCTCTTCCACGTCGGCCGGCTGGACACCGAGACCGAGGGCATCATCATGCTCACCAACCACGGCGAGCTGGCCCACCGTCTCACCCACCCGAAGTACGGCGTGAAGAAGACCTACCTCGCCGCCATCCAGGGCCCGCTCCCGCGCGACCTGGGCAAGCGGCTCAAGGACGGCATCCAGCTGGAGGACGGGTACGCCCGCGCCGACCACTTCCGCGTCGTCGAGAACACCGGCAAGAACTACCTCGTCGAGGTGACCCTCCACGAGGGCCGCAAGCACATCGTCCGCCGGATGCTGGCCGAGGCCGGCTTCCCCGTCGAGCGTCTCGTGCGTACGTCGTTCGGGCCGATCCCGCTGGGCGACCAGAAGTCGGGCTGGCTGCGCCGGCTCACCAACACCGAGGTGGGCATGCTGATGCGCGAGGTCGGTCTGTAG
- the pnuC gene encoding nicotinamide riboside transporter PnuC produces the protein MSLADVLDPLQQPLVTVLDTPVSWTEVLGFGSGALCVWLVARQHLANWPIGIANNVFFILLFTQSGLYADAGLQIVFIALAAYGWWTWTHGGGPGADGLPVRRTSRTEWTGLLVAGAVGTLVLTVLLDRATDSTVPFWDALTTALSLAATYGQCRKLVESWWLWIAADVVYIPLYAYKELYLTSLLYAGFLTLCLIGLRNWTRDLAVRAPEPVEAVA, from the coding sequence GTGAGTCTCGCGGACGTACTCGATCCCCTGCAGCAACCCCTGGTGACGGTTCTGGACACCCCGGTCAGCTGGACCGAGGTGCTGGGCTTCGGCAGCGGGGCGCTGTGCGTCTGGCTCGTGGCACGCCAGCACCTCGCCAACTGGCCGATCGGCATCGCCAACAACGTCTTCTTCATCCTGCTGTTCACCCAGTCCGGTCTGTACGCGGACGCGGGCCTCCAGATCGTCTTCATCGCCCTTGCCGCGTACGGCTGGTGGACCTGGACCCACGGGGGTGGACCAGGGGCCGACGGCCTGCCGGTGCGGCGCACCAGCCGCACCGAGTGGACCGGGCTGCTCGTGGCAGGGGCGGTGGGGACTCTCGTACTGACCGTCCTGCTCGACCGGGCCACCGACTCGACGGTCCCCTTCTGGGACGCCCTGACGACCGCCCTGTCGCTCGCGGCGACGTACGGGCAGTGCAGGAAGCTCGTCGAGTCGTGGTGGCTGTGGATCGCCGCCGACGTGGTCTACATCCCGCTGTACGCGTACAAGGAGCTCTATCTGACCTCGCTGCTGTACGCAGGCTTCCTGACGCTGTGCCTGATCGGCCTGCGCAACTGGACACGGGACCTCGCCGTCCGCGCCCCGGAGCCCGTGGAGGCAGTGGCATGA
- a CDS encoding AAA family ATPase, whose amino-acid sequence MKRFAHGLVLGKFYPPHAGHHHLVRTARDRCERLTVLVCAASVESVPLADRVAWMREVHPDVTVVGAVDDTRMDLHDPAIWDAHMAVFTEAVPEPVDAVFTSESYGDELARRFGAESVCVDPGRTVFPVSGTAVRADPAGCWDYLEPPVRAALTRRVVVLGAESTGTTTLARDLAGHYRRRGGIWAHTGYVAEYGREFSEQKLAALRARWPEAQWEDVSFTTHDFPLIAETQNAREEAAARTGSPLLVCDTDSFATTVWHERYVGGRNPLVERTADRVAHHLWLLTDHEGVAFEDDGLRDGEELRPWMTDRFRAELTRTGRTFTEITGSRQDRLTAAVTAVDALLATGWDFAAPLPERR is encoded by the coding sequence ATGAAGCGCTTCGCACACGGGCTGGTGCTCGGGAAGTTCTATCCGCCGCACGCCGGCCACCACCACCTCGTCCGCACCGCCCGGGACCGCTGCGAGCGGCTGACGGTGCTGGTCTGCGCCGCCTCGGTGGAATCGGTGCCGCTCGCCGACCGGGTCGCGTGGATGCGGGAGGTACACCCGGACGTCACGGTGGTGGGCGCCGTCGACGACACCCGGATGGATCTCCACGACCCGGCTATCTGGGACGCCCACATGGCCGTCTTCACCGAGGCCGTGCCCGAGCCCGTGGACGCCGTCTTCACCTCGGAGTCGTACGGGGACGAACTCGCCCGTCGCTTCGGCGCCGAGTCCGTCTGCGTGGACCCCGGCCGCACGGTCTTCCCGGTCTCCGGCACCGCCGTCCGCGCGGACCCGGCCGGCTGCTGGGACTACCTCGAACCGCCCGTCCGGGCAGCGCTCACCCGCCGCGTCGTCGTCCTCGGCGCCGAGTCCACCGGCACCACCACCCTGGCCCGCGACCTCGCCGGGCACTACCGCCGGCGCGGCGGAATCTGGGCGCACACGGGCTACGTCGCCGAGTACGGGCGCGAGTTCAGCGAACAGAAGCTCGCCGCGCTGCGGGCCCGGTGGCCCGAGGCCCAGTGGGAGGACGTCTCCTTCACCACCCACGACTTCCCCCTCATCGCCGAGACCCAGAACGCCCGTGAGGAGGCCGCCGCCCGCACCGGCTCCCCGCTGCTCGTCTGCGACACGGACTCCTTCGCCACGACCGTGTGGCACGAGCGGTACGTCGGCGGCCGCAACCCCCTGGTCGAGCGGACCGCCGACCGGGTCGCCCACCACCTGTGGCTGCTCACCGACCACGAGGGCGTGGCCTTCGAGGACGACGGACTGCGCGACGGCGAGGAGCTGCGGCCCTGGATGACCGACCGCTTCCGGGCCGAACTCACCCGTACCGGACGCACGTTCACCGAGATCACCGGCAGCCGCCAGGACCGTCTGACCGCGGCCGTCACGGCCGTCGACGCGCTGCTCGCCACCGGCTGGGACTTCGCCGCACCCCTCCCGGAGCGACGATGA
- a CDS encoding NUDIX hydrolase yields the protein MSDATAPEGYDPHAFEPFAVTVDLAVFTVRESRLHVLLVERGEDPYRGRWALPGGFVLPRESAGIAARRELAEETGLTEDTVSALHLEQLRTYSDPDRDPRMRVVSVAYTALVPDLPEPRGGGDAASAQWWDAGGLGTLAFDHDRILADARARIGAKLEYTCLATAFCPPEFTLGELQQVYETVWGVELDRPNFRRKVLATPGFVQAVEGPPRRTGGRGKPAALHRAGAATALHPPLLRPEGRST from the coding sequence ATGAGCGACGCCACAGCCCCCGAGGGGTACGACCCGCACGCCTTCGAGCCCTTCGCCGTCACCGTCGACCTCGCCGTCTTCACGGTCCGCGAGTCACGTCTGCACGTCCTGCTCGTCGAACGCGGCGAGGACCCGTACCGGGGCCGCTGGGCGCTGCCCGGCGGCTTCGTGCTGCCCCGCGAGTCCGCCGGCATTGCGGCCCGCAGGGAGCTGGCCGAGGAGACGGGGCTGACCGAGGACACCGTCTCGGCCCTCCACCTGGAGCAGTTGCGCACCTACAGCGACCCGGACCGCGACCCGAGGATGCGGGTCGTCTCCGTCGCCTACACCGCCCTCGTCCCCGATCTGCCCGAACCACGCGGCGGCGGAGACGCGGCCAGCGCCCAGTGGTGGGACGCCGGGGGGCTCGGCACGCTCGCCTTCGACCACGACCGGATCCTCGCCGACGCCCGCGCCAGGATCGGCGCCAAACTCGAATACACCTGCCTGGCCACCGCGTTCTGCCCGCCCGAATTCACCCTGGGGGAGCTCCAGCAGGTGTACGAGACGGTCTGGGGCGTCGAGCTGGACCGGCCCAACTTCAGACGCAAGGTCCTTGCCACACCCGGATTCGTCCAGGCCGTGGAAGGACCGCCGCGCCGCACCGGAGGGCGGGGAAAACCTGCCGCCCTCCACCGGGCGGGTGCCGCCACCGCCCTGCACCCCCCACTGCTGCGACCGGAAGGAAGAAGCACGTGA